Proteins from a genomic interval of Synechococcus sp. A15-28:
- the rpsF gene encoding 30S ribosomal protein S6, whose protein sequence is MTLDPYYETMYILRPDIPEEEVESHLTKYRDMLVEAGAEVLDNQMRGKRRLAYPIDKHKEGIYVQLSHNGDGQQVAVLEKAMRLSEDVIRYLTVKQEGPLPAPRVVPGSEPAPAPQEQAAASSEAAS, encoded by the coding sequence ATGACGCTCGATCCGTACTACGAGACCATGTACATCCTTCGTCCGGACATTCCGGAGGAGGAAGTTGAGAGCCACCTCACCAAATACCGAGACATGCTGGTGGAAGCCGGCGCTGAAGTGCTGGACAACCAGATGCGCGGTAAGCGTCGCCTGGCCTACCCCATCGATAAGCACAAGGAAGGCATCTACGTGCAGCTGAGCCACAACGGCGATGGCCAGCAGGTGGCCGTGCTGGAAAAGGCCATGCGCCTCAGTGAGGACGTGATCCGCTACCTCACGGTGAAGCAGGAGGGTCCTCTGCCCGCACCACGGGTGGTTCCCGGCAGCGAGCCGGCTCCCGCTCCTCAGGAACAGGCCGCAGCCAGCTCAGAAGCCGCATCCTGA
- a CDS encoding argininosuccinate synthase, whose amino-acid sequence MGRANKVVLAYSGGVDTSVCIPYLKQEWGVEDVITFAADLGQGDELEPIRQKALDAGASQSLVGDLIQPFIEEFAFPAIRANALYEGRYPLSTALARPLIARRLVEVAREVGADAVAHGCTGKGNDQVRFDVAIAALAPDLKVLTPAREWGMSREETIAYGERCGIPAPVSKKSPYSIDLNLLGRSIEAGPLEDPMVAPPEEVFAMTSPVSETPDAAEEIEIAFEAGNPVAINGQSLDPVAMIREANRLAGSHGIGRLDMIENRVVGIKSREIYETPGLLLLIQAHQELESLTLAADVLRSKRQLEMQWADLVYQGLWFGPLKDALDGFMDCTQQHVNGVVRLRLHKGSATVIGRGSTQSSLYVPEMASYGSEDKFDHRAAEGFIYVWGLPTRLWAASQRTSG is encoded by the coding sequence ATGGGCCGCGCCAACAAGGTGGTTCTCGCCTACTCCGGCGGGGTGGATACCAGCGTCTGCATTCCCTACCTGAAGCAGGAGTGGGGTGTGGAGGACGTCATCACCTTCGCTGCTGATCTTGGCCAGGGCGATGAGCTGGAACCGATTCGTCAAAAGGCCCTGGATGCCGGTGCGAGTCAGTCCTTGGTGGGAGATCTGATTCAGCCCTTCATCGAGGAGTTCGCCTTCCCTGCCATCCGCGCCAATGCGCTGTACGAGGGTCGCTATCCCCTCTCCACGGCACTGGCCCGGCCGTTGATCGCCCGTCGACTGGTGGAGGTGGCCCGTGAGGTGGGTGCAGACGCTGTGGCCCATGGCTGCACCGGCAAAGGAAATGATCAGGTGCGCTTCGATGTGGCGATTGCCGCGCTCGCTCCCGATCTGAAGGTGCTGACACCTGCCAGGGAGTGGGGGATGAGTCGCGAAGAGACCATTGCCTACGGCGAGCGCTGCGGAATTCCGGCACCGGTCAGCAAGAAATCGCCCTATTCGATCGACCTCAACCTTCTGGGTCGCAGCATCGAGGCTGGCCCGCTTGAGGATCCGATGGTGGCGCCTCCGGAGGAGGTGTTCGCCATGACGTCACCGGTGTCGGAGACGCCGGATGCGGCTGAGGAGATTGAGATCGCTTTTGAAGCCGGTAACCCCGTCGCCATCAATGGCCAGAGCCTGGATCCGGTGGCGATGATCAGGGAAGCCAACCGTCTGGCCGGCAGCCATGGCATCGGTCGGCTCGACATGATCGAGAACCGGGTGGTGGGGATCAAATCCCGCGAGATCTACGAAACGCCAGGCTTGCTGCTGTTGATCCAGGCCCATCAGGAACTGGAGAGTTTGACGTTGGCCGCGGATGTGCTGCGCAGCAAACGTCAGCTGGAGATGCAGTGGGCTGATCTGGTGTATCAGGGCCTGTGGTTCGGGCCGCTGAAGGATGCTCTGGACGGTTTCATGGACTGCACGCAGCAGCACGTCAATGGCGTCGTGCGCCTGCGTCTGCACAAGGGCAGCGCCACGGTCATCGGTCGCGGCTCAACCCAGAGCAGCCTGTATGTGCCTGAGATGGCGTCCTATGGCAGCGAAGACAAGTTTGACCACCGCGCCGCCGAAGGCTTCATCTACGTCTGGGGATTGCCCACCCGTCTCTGGGCTGCATCGCAACGGACATCAGGCTGA